A window of Candidatus Hydrogenedentota bacterium contains these coding sequences:
- a CDS encoding phage tail protein, producing the protein MNAAGNMPKSLYQNWQFAVEVNGFDVALFKKGQEPKTEFEEVAFAPGGSIFDQKVAGRVKFEDITLEKGVLQDGSDQAAREWIQKQVDVNAGTGSLPNDYMRDVDIVRYDRTGNETRRWTLHGAWIKTLEYDELEGGNSENTIEKITICYQYWT; encoded by the coding sequence ATGAACGCAGCCGGCAACATGCCCAAGAGCCTGTACCAGAACTGGCAATTCGCCGTCGAGGTGAACGGGTTCGACGTGGCGCTGTTCAAGAAGGGCCAGGAGCCCAAGACGGAATTCGAGGAGGTGGCCTTCGCGCCGGGCGGCTCGATCTTCGACCAGAAGGTCGCGGGCCGCGTGAAGTTCGAGGACATCACGCTGGAGAAGGGCGTCCTGCAGGACGGCTCGGACCAGGCCGCGCGCGAGTGGATTCAGAAGCAGGTGGACGTGAACGCCGGGACCGGCAGCCTGCCCAACGACTACATGCGCGACGTGGACATCGTCCGGTACGACCGCACCGGCAACGAGACGCGGCGATGGACGCTCCACGGCGCGTGGATCAAGACCCTCGAATACGACGAACTCGAGGGCGGCAACAGCGAAAACACCATCGAGAAGATCACCATCTGCTACCAGTATTGGACGTAG